A window from Bacteroidia bacterium encodes these proteins:
- the rpiB gene encoding ribose 5-phosphate isomerase B, with amino-acid sequence MGLNISIGSDHAGFDLKEEIRHYLEKSGHSVSDRGCYSPERTDYPDYAHQVAEDILQGRSGFGVLICGSGNGISMAANKHPGIRAALCWNEEVAALARQHNNANILSLPARFISKEEAQKCVDAFLNAVFEGGRHQQRVEKIDLSC; translated from the coding sequence ATGGGCCTGAACATATCAATAGGTTCCGATCACGCGGGATTTGATCTCAAAGAAGAGATACGCCATTATCTGGAGAAATCCGGCCATAGCGTCAGCGACCGCGGATGTTATTCTCCGGAAAGAACAGATTATCCGGACTATGCACACCAGGTAGCAGAAGATATTCTGCAAGGCCGTTCCGGATTCGGTGTTCTCATCTGCGGAAGCGGAAACGGAATAAGCATGGCGGCCAATAAGCACCCCGGAATACGGGCAGCATTGTGCTGGAACGAAGAAGTGGCGGCGCTTGCCCGGCAGCACAACAATGCAAATATTCTTTCACTGCCCGCCCGCTTTATCTCAAAAGAGGAAGCACAAAAGTGCGTTGACGCTTTCCTGAATGCTGTTTTCGAAGGCGGACGACATCAGCAACGGGTAGAAAAGATAGATCTGTCATGCTGA
- the nadA gene encoding quinolinate synthase NadA — MSVNVHNLIKKGFVDAKTDTSLDLFEEISKLKKQKNAVILAHYYQEPDIQDIADYVGDSLGLSEQAAATNADIIVFAGVHFMAETAKILSPGKKVLLPDLNAGCSLADDCPADQFETFIKKHPGHVVISYVNCSAAVKALTDIVCTSSNALHIVKSIPPEQGIIFAPDRNLGRYIMKQTGRKMVLWDGSCMVHELFSLEKIQALKAEHPGARFIAHPECEEALLNSADYVGSTSGLLAYTKKTPANAFIVATEAGILHQMRLASPDKTFIAAPPGNTCACNDCPHMKLNTLEKVYNCMNYELPEITLPAELIEKAARPIHRMLELSEKLGL, encoded by the coding sequence ATGTCTGTGAATGTTCATAACCTGATTAAGAAAGGATTTGTTGATGCAAAGACAGATACCTCGCTTGACCTTTTTGAGGAGATTAGTAAACTTAAAAAACAGAAGAATGCGGTTATTCTGGCACATTATTACCAGGAACCGGATATTCAGGATATAGCAGATTATGTTGGCGACAGCTTGGGTCTTTCCGAACAGGCAGCCGCAACAAACGCGGATATTATTGTTTTCGCCGGCGTACACTTTATGGCCGAGACTGCAAAAATTCTGAGTCCCGGAAAAAAAGTATTACTTCCGGATTTAAATGCGGGTTGTTCACTGGCCGATGATTGTCCGGCGGATCAATTCGAGACTTTTATTAAAAAACATCCCGGACATGTGGTTATTTCTTATGTGAATTGTTCTGCAGCAGTAAAAGCTTTGACAGATATCGTATGCACCTCCAGTAACGCATTACATATCGTTAAAAGCATTCCTCCCGAACAGGGAATTATTTTTGCTCCTGACAGGAATTTGGGAAGATACATAATGAAACAAACCGGAAGGAAAATGGTTTTGTGGGACGGATCCTGTATGGTTCACGAATTATTTTCGTTGGAAAAGATTCAGGCGCTGAAAGCGGAACATCCCGGCGCTCGTTTTATTGCTCATCCGGAATGCGAAGAGGCGTTGCTAAATAGTGCGGACTATGTGGGGTCTACATCGGGTCTTCTGGCTTACACAAAGAAAACACCCGCAAATGCATTTATCGTGGCTACTGAAGCAGGAATTCTGCATCAGATGCGTCTGGCCTCTCCCGATAAAACATTCATTGCCGCACCTCCCGGAAACACTTGTGCCTGTAATGATTGTCCGCACATGAAGCTGAATACCCTGGAAAAGGTTTACAATTGCATGAATTACGAACTGCCGGAAATAACCCTTCCCGCAGAATTAATTGAAAAGGCTGCCAGACCAATACACCGGATGCTGGAACTATCTGAAAAGTTGGGCCTCTGA
- a CDS encoding PAS domain S-box protein, with protein sequence MSVHKELWDNLPVGIAVLDEDRVAYANHKAHEILGIDPEYLESKEKHSIFDFILPGDQEKFLETYRSISSPNQNDHISDWPVTIRSGARRILQVAASRIHFGEHAAIQIVFSDVTDVRKNEERLGDIINNIEEVVYLIRAEGGRREVEFISENVNKLIGIPAEEYKRNIAILKDYVHPEDLPVVVEVAQRLYNNKTAQVQTYRFRNKTTGDYVWLEERVYPKLNSKGEMVAILGVTRDVTIRTLVEKQTRESERRYRELFENSVAGVFRTTVQGKMLDCNRAYLDIFECSREELARRGVASFYFRAEDREEYVRKLRKDGTVSNYPLLLKKTNGEGVHVLVNAKVLREPVDGTEVIEGSVIDITAFEKTAEALRESERTLSTLMNNLPGMAYRCLYDEYWTMLFLSNGCKELTGYDPEDIVGNKERTFSSLVHPEDKGIGGIQIRQSVRDKGSFEIEYRIIQAGGDVRWVWEKGEAVYGPDGEVLFLEGFIADVTERKLFELAQEDSRRMYKNLIESSPEGIFVHDLQGTILFTNQRALQLMGARSSDEFIGKNVLNFSLEEDLEILRRRKITLLRGEDHGYLESRVRNHKGDTIRIETKPILIDFQGEKAVLMFVRDPEYYRQLEKETLRAQFAEETSRRLQEEISERKNTERMLRETQKYSRLLIDSSIDMICASDREGKLTEFNAAAQKTFGYSADEVIGCHVSLLYANPEDRSTITEEGLYKSGTFSGEVMYRRKNGEIFHAYLSASVLKNDKGEIIGAMGVSRDITERKQNENRIIQSLHEKEVLLKEVHHRVKNNLQVISSILNLQSSYVKDKNTLMMLRESQDRIKSMAFIHESLYQTKDFSKVNFSEYVVNLSKNLMRSYDLSGRKVEFASQVENVHLNLDQSIPCGLIINELVSNALKYAFRKKKKGIITLKIREKDDKITVVLADDGDGIPEGFDYRNTDSLGLQLVVTLSEQLNGTIKLDRKNGTKFTITFPRMIKK encoded by the coding sequence ATGTCGGTACATAAGGAACTATGGGACAATCTGCCGGTAGGAATCGCGGTTCTTGATGAAGATCGTGTTGCTTATGCCAACCACAAGGCACACGAAATACTGGGCATTGATCCGGAATACCTTGAGTCAAAAGAGAAACATTCCATCTTCGACTTTATTCTTCCAGGCGACCAGGAAAAATTTTTGGAAACCTACCGCAGCATTTCTTCCCCGAACCAAAACGACCATATTTCAGACTGGCCGGTGACCATTCGGTCGGGCGCCCGGCGAATTCTTCAGGTAGCCGCTTCAAGGATTCACTTCGGAGAACATGCCGCCATCCAGATAGTATTCAGCGATGTGACCGATGTACGAAAAAATGAAGAGCGTTTAGGCGATATTATTAACAACATTGAAGAAGTAGTATATCTGATCCGGGCGGAAGGCGGCAGGAGAGAGGTGGAGTTTATTTCGGAAAACGTGAACAAACTGATCGGAATCCCTGCTGAAGAATATAAAAGAAATATCGCAATACTTAAAGATTACGTTCATCCGGAAGACCTTCCTGTGGTAGTGGAAGTGGCGCAACGACTGTATAATAACAAAACGGCCCAGGTTCAGACGTACCGTTTTCGAAACAAAACAACCGGGGACTATGTTTGGCTGGAAGAAAGAGTATATCCCAAGCTGAATTCCAAAGGAGAGATGGTAGCCATTCTTGGAGTAACCAGGGATGTTACGATCCGCACGCTGGTGGAAAAGCAGACACGGGAAAGCGAGCGCCGCTACAGGGAGTTGTTCGAAAACAGCGTAGCGGGGGTGTTCCGTACAACAGTGCAAGGAAAAATGCTGGATTGCAACCGCGCCTATCTGGATATTTTTGAATGTTCAAGAGAAGAACTGGCGCGGCGGGGAGTGGCATCTTTTTATTTCAGAGCCGAGGACCGTGAGGAATATGTACGAAAGCTTAGAAAGGATGGCACGGTAAGCAATTACCCGCTGCTGTTGAAGAAAACCAACGGAGAGGGAGTACATGTTTTGGTGAACGCAAAGGTGCTCCGGGAGCCGGTAGACGGCACAGAGGTCATCGAGGGCTCAGTAATTGATATTACGGCTTTTGAGAAAACGGCCGAAGCACTGAGGGAGAGCGAGCGAACGCTTTCCACGCTGATGAACAATCTTCCGGGAATGGCCTACCGCTGTTTATATGATGAATACTGGACCATGCTTTTTTTAAGCAACGGATGCAAGGAACTAACCGGCTACGACCCGGAAGATATCGTGGGAAATAAAGAGCGCACCTTCTCTTCGCTGGTTCATCCGGAAGACAAAGGGATTGGTGGCATCCAGATCCGGCAATCGGTCCGGGACAAAGGTTCGTTCGAAATAGAATACCGCATTATTCAGGCCGGCGGGGATGTAAGGTGGGTATGGGAAAAAGGGGAGGCGGTATACGGACCCGACGGCGAAGTGCTTTTCCTGGAAGGATTTATTGCCGATGTTACAGAACGGAAATTGTTTGAGCTTGCCCAGGAGGACAGCCGCCGGATGTATAAAAATCTGATCGAATCTTCGCCGGAAGGAATCTTTGTCCACGATCTTCAGGGAACCATCCTTTTCACAAACCAACGCGCCCTTCAGCTTATGGGCGCCCGATCGTCCGATGAATTCATCGGCAAAAACGTACTCAACTTCTCATTGGAAGAGGATCTTGAAATACTGCGGAGACGGAAGATAACCCTCCTCCGGGGAGAAGATCATGGGTACCTCGAATCCCGCGTCCGTAACCACAAAGGAGACACCATCCGCATTGAGACTAAACCGATTCTCATCGATTTTCAAGGAGAAAAGGCGGTGCTCATGTTTGTGAGAGACCCCGAGTATTATCGTCAGCTCGAAAAAGAGACCCTCCGGGCACAGTTCGCGGAGGAAACCAGCAGGCGGCTGCAGGAAGAAATTTCGGAAAGAAAAAATACAGAGCGCATGTTACGGGAAACCCAGAAATATTCCCGACTGCTTATCGACAGCTCCATTGACATGATTTGTGCCTCGGACCGCGAAGGTAAACTTACCGAGTTTAATGCGGCCGCACAGAAAACATTCGGCTATTCCGCAGACGAGGTGATTGGCTGTCACGTTAGCCTGCTCTACGCCAACCCGGAAGACCGAAGCACCATTACCGAAGAGGGCCTGTATAAAAGCGGAACTTTTTCCGGAGAGGTGATGTACCGGAGAAAAAACGGAGAGATTTTTCACGCGTATCTTTCTGCTTCTGTGCTCAAGAACGACAAAGGAGAGATTATCGGAGCGATGGGCGTTTCCCGCGATATCACGGAACGTAAACAAAACGAGAACCGGATCATCCAGTCTCTGCACGAAAAGGAAGTGTTGCTGAAAGAGGTGCACCACCGCGTAAAAAACAACCTCCAGGTTATTTCTTCAATCCTCAACCTGCAGTCGAGCTATGTAAAAGACAAAAACACCCTCATGATGCTCCGGGAAAGCCAGGACCGCATCAAATCAATGGCCTTTATTCATGAAAGTCTTTATCAAACCAAAGACTTTTCTAAGGTCAACTTCTCGGAGTATGTTGTAAATTTGTCGAAGAACCTGATGCGTTCGTACGACCTTTCCGGGCGTAAGGTCGAGTTTGCAAGTCAGGTGGAAAACGTTCATTTGAATCTGGATCAGTCAATTCCTTGCGGCTTGATAATCAACGAGTTGGTTTCCAACGCACTGAAATATGCGTTCCGTAAAAAGAAAAAGGGTATTATTACCCTGAAAATCAGGGAGAAGGACGACAAGATCACGGTTGTTTTAGCCGACGATGGCGACGGGATACCGGAAGGGTTTGATTATCGAAATACGGATTCGTTAGGACTGCAATTGGTGGTAACCCTGTCAGAGCAGCTTAACGGAACCATTAAATTGGATAGAAAAAACGGAACGAAATTTACAATCACGTTCCCAAGAATGATCAAAAAATAA
- a CDS encoding response regulator: MSKVNILITEDESIVAKDIQQSLKKLGYNVVGICNNGEDAIRNAEEKKPELVLMDIMLKGEMSGIEAADQIRQRFNIPVIFLTAYADESTLAKAKVTEPYGYIIKPFKEIDLHTSIEMALYKHQRETDVKKERDFLYSLVENKDSKDILFVKSSNKLVKVKTSDIYYVEALKDYVVIHTAHARYTIHSTMKDIEKKMPSNEFVRVHRSYIVRIDKIVAIDHSNVILEHENKEIPIGGSYKDDLTKRINQV; encoded by the coding sequence ATGTCGAAAGTCAATATTCTGATCACCGAAGACGAGAGCATTGTGGCAAAGGATATTCAGCAGAGTCTGAAAAAGCTGGGCTACAACGTGGTGGGTATCTGCAATAACGGGGAGGACGCCATACGAAATGCGGAAGAGAAGAAGCCGGAGCTGGTTCTGATGGACATTATGCTGAAAGGGGAGATGAGCGGAATTGAAGCCGCCGATCAGATCCGTCAGCGGTTCAACATCCCCGTGATATTTCTGACTGCCTATGCCGACGAGAGTACGCTTGCCAAGGCAAAGGTAACCGAGCCCTACGGATATATCATCAAACCGTTCAAGGAAATTGATCTGCACACTTCCATTGAGATGGCGCTGTATAAACACCAGCGGGAAACAGACGTGAAGAAAGAACGTGATTTCCTCTACTCGCTCGTGGAAAACAAAGACTCAAAGGACATTCTGTTCGTAAAGTCGAGCAACAAACTCGTAAAGGTGAAAACTTCGGATATATATTATGTGGAAGCGCTGAAGGACTATGTGGTCATTCATACTGCCCACGCAAGATATACCATTCACTCTACGATGAAGGACATTGAAAAGAAAATGCCGTCGAACGAGTTTGTGCGCGTTCACAGATCTTACATTGTTCGTATTGATAAAATTGTGGCCATTGATCACAGCAATGTCATCCTTGAACACGAGAACAAGGAGATACCGATCGGCGGTTCCTATAAGGACGATCTGACTAAGCGTATCAACCAGGTCTGA
- a CDS encoding histidine phosphatase family protein, with product MKTLILIRHAKSDWGNELLSDRYRPLNARGHSDAPAMAERLRNLGVKPDKLISSPALRAMTTALYFTEGFSLDPGIIQMSAALYETGEKEYLRVIRGTEANVNTLLIFAHNPVITTLANRLGNLRTDNVPTCGAAAFQFRIGHWSDVEKGELLFYEFPKKRPE from the coding sequence GTGAAAACACTCATTCTGATCCGGCATGCTAAATCCGACTGGGGGAATGAGCTTCTCAGCGACCGCTACCGTCCGCTCAACGCACGCGGACATTCGGATGCGCCGGCTATGGCGGAAAGGTTACGGAACCTGGGAGTGAAACCCGACAAACTGATCTCAAGCCCGGCCCTGCGCGCAATGACCACTGCACTTTATTTTACGGAAGGATTTTCTTTGGATCCCGGCATTATTCAGATGAGCGCCGCACTATATGAAACCGGCGAGAAAGAATACCTGCGGGTGATCCGGGGAACGGAGGCGAATGTTAACACGTTGTTAATCTTTGCGCACAATCCGGTTATTACCACCCTGGCCAATCGCCTGGGCAATTTACGCACCGATAATGTTCCGACCTGCGGCGCAGCTGCTTTTCAGTTCAGGATCGGGCACTGGAGCGATGTTGAAAAGGGGGAACTCCTGTTTTATGAGTTCCCGAAGAAAAGGCCCGAATAA
- the ppk1 gene encoding polyphosphate kinase 1, with amino-acid sequence MPAHVFLINREVSWLSFNERVLQEAEDNSVPLLERFRFLGIYSNNLDEFYRVRVAAVRRMMKHGKKGEEFLGESPAALYDRIQQIIIRQQARFESTYRKLLRELEKSGALIVNEKQLNREQSEVTRQYFRESVMPALFPIMVDSAPQFPYMKDRAIYLLVRIVRREKENKYRYALIEIPSALPRFFRLPDAKGKRCVILLDDVIRHCLNDVFPFFEYDTIDAFTIKMTRDAELETDNDISKGLLEKLSKSLKKRRKGFPVRFIFDVEIPKDALQFLQRKLPVLKDEYLVPGGRYHNFRDFIKFPDLGLATLKYKEEPPARHPVLRREKSFIRVLRNQDILLMYPYQSFNHTIDLLREASMDPKVTAVSITLYRAARNSNVVNALINAARNGKKVNAVVELQARFDEEANIFWSNQLKEEGVNVIYGVPGFKVHSKLILIHRKEKDKTARYAHVGTGNFNEDTSGVYSDFSLFTADKKLAKEVEEVFRFYFNNNYRPQLEQLLVAPFNLRKRLMRLIDGEISEARAGRRAEIFLKMNSLVDSTMIRRLYEASRAGVKIRLIIRGICSLVTGTLHQSENIEAISIVDRYLEHGRVFIFHQGGKERIYLSSADWMTRNLDFRSEVAMPVLDPRIAKTIKQTMEIQWSDNTKARILTPMQENTYVKAGEKPSVRSQSEIYQYLTRSTQSK; translated from the coding sequence ATGCCTGCACATGTTTTTCTGATCAACCGGGAGGTTTCCTGGCTTTCCTTCAACGAGAGGGTGCTTCAGGAAGCGGAGGATAACAGCGTGCCCTTGCTGGAGCGTTTTCGTTTTCTTGGAATTTATTCTAACAACCTGGATGAATTCTACCGCGTACGGGTGGCAGCCGTAAGGCGCATGATGAAACACGGAAAAAAGGGAGAGGAGTTTCTCGGAGAAAGTCCGGCCGCGCTCTACGACCGCATTCAGCAGATTATCATCCGGCAACAAGCCCGTTTTGAAAGTACTTACAGAAAACTGCTCCGGGAACTGGAAAAGAGCGGAGCCCTGATCGTGAATGAAAAGCAGCTTAACAGGGAGCAGAGCGAAGTGACCCGGCAGTACTTCCGTGAAAGTGTGATGCCGGCATTGTTTCCCATTATGGTTGACAGCGCTCCTCAGTTTCCGTACATGAAAGACCGGGCAATCTATCTCCTGGTCAGGATCGTCCGAAGAGAAAAGGAAAACAAGTACCGGTATGCGCTCATCGAAATCCCCTCTGCGCTGCCCCGGTTTTTTCGCCTGCCCGATGCGAAGGGGAAAAGATGCGTGATCCTGCTCGACGACGTGATCCGCCACTGCCTCAACGACGTGTTCCCATTTTTTGAATACGATACCATTGATGCCTTTACTATAAAAATGACCCGCGACGCCGAGCTGGAAACAGACAATGACATTTCGAAAGGGTTATTGGAAAAACTTTCTAAAAGCCTGAAAAAGCGGCGGAAAGGGTTCCCGGTCCGCTTCATCTTTGACGTGGAAATACCCAAGGATGCGCTCCAGTTCCTCCAACGGAAATTGCCGGTGCTCAAAGACGAATACCTGGTTCCGGGAGGACGTTACCATAACTTCCGGGATTTTATAAAGTTTCCGGACCTCGGACTCGCCACCCTGAAATACAAAGAAGAGCCGCCGGCCCGGCACCCCGTGTTACGAAGAGAAAAAAGTTTTATCCGAGTATTGCGCAACCAGGATATTCTGCTGATGTATCCGTATCAATCGTTTAATCACACCATTGACCTCCTGCGCGAAGCTTCCATGGACCCCAAGGTAACTGCGGTGAGCATTACGCTGTACAGGGCGGCGCGAAACTCTAACGTGGTGAATGCGCTTATCAACGCGGCACGAAACGGTAAAAAAGTGAACGCTGTGGTGGAGCTGCAGGCCCGCTTTGATGAGGAGGCAAACATCTTCTGGTCGAATCAGCTGAAGGAGGAGGGAGTAAATGTGATTTACGGTGTGCCCGGGTTTAAAGTGCATTCCAAGCTGATCCTGATTCACAGGAAGGAGAAGGACAAGACCGCGAGGTACGCTCATGTTGGAACCGGAAACTTTAATGAGGATACTTCAGGGGTCTACAGCGACTTTTCTTTGTTTACTGCAGACAAAAAGCTTGCAAAGGAAGTAGAGGAGGTTTTTCGTTTTTACTTCAATAATAATTACCGTCCGCAACTGGAGCAGCTTTTAGTAGCTCCGTTTAATCTCAGGAAAAGACTGATGCGCCTGATTGACGGGGAGATCAGTGAAGCAAGGGCAGGGAGAAGAGCGGAGATTTTTTTAAAAATGAACAGCCTGGTAGATAGTACGATGATCCGCAGGCTATATGAAGCAAGCCGCGCAGGGGTAAAGATCCGGCTGATCATTCGGGGAATTTGCTCGTTGGTAACAGGAACACTGCATCAGAGCGAAAACATTGAAGCCATCAGCATCGTAGACCGTTACCTGGAACACGGAAGGGTTTTTATCTTTCATCAGGGTGGGAAGGAAAGGATATATCTGTCATCGGCCGACTGGATGACGCGAAATCTTGATTTCCGTTCAGAAGTGGCCATGCCGGTGCTCGATCCGCGAATCGCCAAAACAATAAAGCAGACAATGGAAATACAATGGTCCGACAATACCAAGGCGCGGATTCTGACTCCTATGCAGGAGAACACCTATGTGAAGGCGGGGGAAAAACCTTCGGTGCGCTCCCAGTCAGAAATCTATCAGTATCTTACCCGCTCAACACAATCGAAGTAA
- a CDS encoding ethanolamine ammonia-lyase reactivating factor EutA — translation MKFAAIDIGSNATRLLFCNVISQNGKSPVFKKAELIRVPLRLGEDSFIRGRIGKDKADKLVTAMQAFKYLIKVYDAIDYRACATSAMRDAENRWDIVDRIRKETGIRIEIIDGKTEADIIYANHIEKYLENGQSYLYIDIGGGSTEITLFSNGKVVASQSFNVGTIRMLHEQIDKEYWAYFKKWVREICEGKGPVTAIGSGGNINKLFKMTRKKESKPLPVSRIREVCEMVESYAYEDRVRVLGLNPDRADVIVPASKILLSVLKQSQAEKIIVPQFGLSDGIVHQLYDKYRQKQVHRLEA, via the coding sequence ATGAAATTCGCCGCAATTGACATAGGATCCAATGCCACGCGGCTTTTATTTTGTAACGTAATTTCCCAAAACGGGAAATCCCCGGTTTTTAAAAAGGCGGAGCTGATTCGCGTACCCCTTCGCCTGGGAGAAGATTCCTTTATCCGGGGAAGAATCGGAAAAGATAAAGCGGATAAGCTGGTAACAGCGATGCAGGCATTCAAATACCTGATTAAAGTATATGATGCCATAGACTACCGCGCCTGTGCTACTTCGGCTATGCGTGACGCCGAGAATCGCTGGGATATTGTGGACAGAATTCGCAAAGAGACCGGTATCCGGATAGAAATCATTGACGGCAAAACGGAAGCGGATATCATTTATGCCAACCACATAGAGAAGTACCTGGAAAACGGACAGTCTTATCTCTATATTGATATTGGAGGGGGAAGCACGGAGATAACGCTGTTTTCCAACGGAAAAGTGGTCGCGTCTCAGTCGTTCAACGTGGGAACTATTCGCATGCTGCATGAGCAGATCGACAAGGAATACTGGGCCTATTTTAAAAAATGGGTGAGAGAGATTTGCGAAGGAAAAGGACCGGTAACGGCCATCGGGTCGGGTGGAAACATTAACAAGCTCTTCAAAATGACACGTAAAAAGGAGAGCAAGCCGCTGCCTGTTTCAAGGATCAGAGAGGTGTGTGAAATGGTAGAATCGTACGCCTATGAAGACCGGGTGCGGGTGCTGGGACTGAATCCTGACCGTGCAGACGTGATCGTGCCGGCCTCAAAAATCCTGCTCAGCGTTTTGAAACAATCGCAGGCGGAAAAAATCATTGTTCCGCAGTTTGGTTTATCCGACGGCATTGTTCATCAGTTGTATGATAAATACCGCCAGAAGCAGGTGCACCGCCTCGAAGCCTGA
- a CDS encoding tetratricopeptide repeat protein: MKKVILLAVLLTGSVVPFHAQSLKDAIRLSDNEQYEKAAATLVRLIQQAPNNGENYFYLGENYFRQEELDSALLFYNKGASVNPNFPLNHAGIGKVFWYKGKSAEAGTHFFKAVSIVENDKTQKLHQVNTYLKIAEAYVYAPIKDVPKALSYLNKALAINPKNMESLVLNGDALFEQNTTDGSAAIEEYKKAAAADKTSPKPLVRRGILYMRANNPSEAAKYFTDAITLEPNFAPAYRERAEAYNKMGQIEKALEDYKKYLELNTGSISARVRYGIFLYIAKKYTEALDVLKAVQKEVPSNMVVLRLIGYCYYEIGDMANGMSTMETYLAKQTPDRVIARDYDYYGKFYQKSGKDSLAAEMFKKAFAIDSNNCDMAAEIGGVYAKMKKHADAAVWYQKRILCGKKIVANDYYYLGRSLYYSKQYVYGDSAFAGYIRLQSGIPFGYVWRGRCNAAQDTGKVMKGLALPFYTKVIELVKPEEVEKNKKDLEEAYDYLGSYYLSNKEYAYAKCCYEKIIALNTGSEKFKRVQEFLKSGAEFKGVTAAPDCLKK; encoded by the coding sequence ATGAAAAAAGTGATCCTTCTTGCTGTTCTCCTGACCGGGTCAGTGGTTCCTTTTCATGCACAGTCTCTTAAGGACGCCATTCGTCTTTCGGACAATGAACAATACGAGAAAGCGGCAGCAACCCTTGTCCGGCTGATTCAACAGGCGCCGAATAACGGTGAGAACTACTTTTATCTGGGAGAGAATTACTTCCGCCAGGAGGAATTGGATTCGGCGCTTTTATTTTACAACAAAGGCGCTTCCGTGAACCCTAATTTTCCGCTCAATCATGCCGGAATTGGAAAAGTGTTCTGGTACAAGGGAAAATCCGCAGAGGCCGGAACCCATTTTTTCAAGGCAGTTTCCATTGTAGAAAATGACAAAACCCAAAAATTACATCAGGTAAATACGTACCTGAAAATAGCCGAAGCCTATGTTTATGCTCCGATAAAGGATGTTCCCAAGGCGCTTTCCTACCTTAACAAGGCACTGGCGATCAATCCTAAAAACATGGAAAGCCTGGTACTGAACGGCGACGCTTTGTTTGAGCAGAACACCACAGACGGCAGTGCGGCCATTGAAGAGTACAAAAAGGCAGCGGCTGCAGACAAAACCTCGCCAAAGCCCCTTGTTCGTCGCGGTATTCTGTACATGCGCGCGAATAATCCTTCGGAGGCCGCCAAATATTTTACGGATGCCATAACACTTGAACCCAATTTTGCCCCGGCGTACCGCGAGCGTGCGGAAGCCTATAACAAAATGGGCCAGATCGAAAAAGCACTTGAGGATTACAAAAAATACCTTGAGCTCAACACCGGCAGTATTTCCGCCAGGGTGCGCTATGGGATCTTTCTTTACATCGCAAAAAAATATACCGAGGCACTGGATGTCCTTAAAGCAGTACAGAAAGAGGTTCCGTCCAATATGGTAGTGCTTCGGCTTATCGGATACTGCTATTATGAAATTGGTGATATGGCCAACGGAATGTCCACCATGGAAACGTACCTTGCCAAGCAGACCCCGGACCGGGTTATCGCGAGAGATTATGATTATTACGGAAAGTTTTACCAGAAGTCAGGAAAAGATTCCCTGGCTGCTGAAATGTTCAAGAAAGCCTTTGCGATTGACAGCAACAACTGTGATATGGCGGCCGAGATCGGTGGCGTTTACGCCAAAATGAAAAAACACGCTGACGCTGCAGTGTGGTATCAAAAACGAATCCTCTGCGGAAAGAAGATTGTGGCGAACGACTACTACTACCTGGGCCGCTCACTGTATTACTCCAAACAATACGTATATGGAGATTCTGCGTTCGCCGGCTACATTCGCCTTCAAAGCGGGATTCCGTTCGGATATGTGTGGAGAGGCCGCTGCAACGCCGCACAGGATACAGGTAAAGTGATGAAAGGGCTGGCCCTTCCCTTCTATACCAAAGTGATTGAGCTGGTGAAGCCCGAAGAGGTTGAAAAAAACAAAAAAGACCTGGAAGAAGCTTATGATTACCTGGGATCGTACTACCTCTCCAACAAAGAATACGCTTATGCCAAGTGCTGTTATGAAAAAATTATTGCACTCAATACCGGCAGTGAGAAGTTCAAACGCGTTCAGGAGTTTCTGAAAAGCGGTGCAGAGTTTAAGGGCGTAACCGCTGCCCCGGACTGCCTGAAAAAGTAA